A stretch of the Ananas comosus cultivar F153 linkage group 14, ASM154086v1, whole genome shotgun sequence genome encodes the following:
- the LOC109720417 gene encoding probable sodium-coupled neutral amino acid transporter 6 yields the protein MTIGDVSPTKKKGSAATCREIRSETAPLLPTRKQDDEEDEAAFHEFNAASFSGAVFNLSTTIVGAGIMALPATMKVLGLIPGIAMIVIVAFLTEASIEMLIRFSNVDKVSSYGLLMGDSFGKIGRIVLQCSVVVNNIGVMIVYMIIMGDVLSGTSSSGIHHPGILEGWFGAHWWNGRTFVLLLTTLLVLAPLTSFKRVDSLRYTSALSVGLAVVFVVITAGIAVVKLLSGTVSMPRLFPQLTDLSSVWNLFTSVPVLVTAYICHYNVHSINNELEDRSQIRPIVQTSLTLCSVVYIATSFFAFLLFGDATLDDVLANFDSNLGIPFSALLNDVVRLSYVVHIMLVFPIVFFALRLNLDGLLFPSARHLSLDNKRFAGVTAALLAVIYSAAIFIPSIWDAFQFTGATAAVCIGFIFPASIALRDPYGVATKRDKILSVLMIVLAVLSNAVALYSDAYSIAHRKQEA from the exons ATGACGATCGGTGACGTTTCCCCAACCAAAAAGAAGGGAAGCGCTGCGACATGCAGGGAGATCCGATCCGAGACGGCTCCATTATTACCCACCAGAAAGCAAGACGACGAAGAAGATGAGGCAGCGTTCCACGAGTTCAACGCCGCGTCCTTCTCTGGAGCGGTGTTTAATCTCTCGACGACGATCGTGGGGGCCGGGATCATGGCTCTGCCCGCGACCATGAAAGTGCTCGGTTTGATACCCGGGATCGCGATGATCGTCATCGTCGCGTTCCTAACCGAGGCTTCGATCGAGATGTTGATTAGATTCAGCAATGTGGATAAGGTCTCTTCTTACGGGCTTTTAATGGGGGATTCCTTCGGGAAGATCGGGAGGATCGTGCTGCAGTGCTCGGTTGTCGTGAATAACATCGGCGTGATGATCGTGTACATGATTATAATGG GTGACGTACTTTCCGGGACATCCTCGAGCGGCATTCACCACCCTGGCATCTTGGAAGGATGGTTCGGCGCGCACTGGTGGAACGGCCGCACCTTCGTTCTTCTACTCACAACTCTCCTTGTGCTCGCTCCGTTGACGAGCTTTAAGCGCGTCG ATTCATTGAGATACACGTCGGCCTTATCGGTCGGCCTCGCGGTTGTATTTGTCGTCATCACCGCGGGCATCGCCGTTGTCAAATTGCTGAGCGGGACCGTGTCGATGCCGAGACTGTTTCCCCAGCTCACCGATTTGTCCTCCGTGTGGAATCTCTTCACTTCGGTCCCCGTTCTCGTCACCGCCTACATCTGCCATTATAACG TTCACAGCATCAACAACGAGCTCGAGGACCGGTCGCAGATCCGGCCGATCGTGCAAACCTCGCTGACGCTTTGCTCCGTCGTCTACATTGCGACGAGCTTCTTCGCCTTCCTCCTCTTCGGCGACGCCACCTTGGACGACGTCCTCGCCAACTTCGACTCGAACCTCGGAATCCCGTTCAGCGCGCTCCTGAACGACGTGGTGAGACTGAGCTACGTCGTCCACATCATGCTCGTCTTCCCGATCGTGTTCTTCGCCCTCCGGCTTAACTTGGACGGCCTCCTGTTCCCCTCTGCGCGGCATTTGTCTCTCGACAACAAGCGATTCGCGGGCGTCACTGCCGCGCTCCTCGCCGTCATCTATTCGGCCGCTATTTTCATACCGAGCATCTGGGATGCATTTCAGTTTACCGGTGCGACCGCGGCCGTGTGTATAGGGTTCATTTTCCCTGCTTCCATTGCCCTGAG GGATCCTTACGGAGTCGCGACGAAGCGCGATAAGATCCTCTCCGTGCTCATGATCGTGCTCGCCGTGCTTTCGAACGCCGTGGCTTTGTACAGCGACGCGTACTCCATCGCACACCGGAAACAAGAGGCGTGA
- the LOC109720777 gene encoding trafficking protein particle complex subunit 6B, translating into MGREVSESCVEGLMMEVVSAYSSRLYPAKPDLAARRIEAIGFQVGHQLSERYTMERPRFSDHLEAIKFICKDFWSELFKKQIDNLKTNHRGTFVLQDNRFRWLTRISIDPSTESTDESTPDNNAAQATNMHLYFPCGIIRGALTNLGIPCAVSPDISNLPACSFVVRIKA; encoded by the exons ATGGGTCGGGAGGTGTCGGAGAGCTGCGTGGAGGGGCTGATGATGGAGGTGGTGTCGGCGTACAGCAGCCGGCTCTACCCCGCCAAGCCCGACCTCGCCGCCCGCCGCATCGAGGCCATCGGCTTCCAGGTCGGCCACCAGCTCTCCGAACG GTATACAATGGAGCGTCCTCGCTTTAGTGATCATCTCGAGGCGATCAAGTTCATCTGCAAGGACTTTTGGTCCGAGCTATTTAAGAAGCAGATAGACAACTTGAAGACAAATCACAGA GGGACTTTTGTGCTACAAGATAATCGTTTCCGTTGGCTCACTCGCATATCAATCGATCCATCGACAGAGAGCACAGATGAATCGACACCTGATAACAATGCAGCGCAGGCCACAAACATGCATCTTTATTTCCCGTGCGGAATCATTAGAGGGGCCTTGACCAACTTGGGAATTCCATGCGCCGTGTCTCCTGACATATCGAATCTTCCTGCTT GTTCTTTCGTGGTACGCATAAAAGCCTAA